The stretch of DNA TCTAGGAAAAGCGATAGCCGAAGCTGTATCCGGTTATTCTCCCGGAGATCTCAAAAAGATACAATGGAATTTCTCTGGCAGGATCCGGAATATAAATCCTCTCTACCGGAGCAAGCTTGAAAGGACTGTCAACGGCCATCTAAGTGAAACATGGGAGAAGATCAGAATCATGAACCAGCAGGGATCTTTTTCTCCGATGAAAGAGCCGCTGCCGGAAGATGCAAAACAGTTCTGGAATATAGCCGCGGCAGAATGCTCTTCAGGAGAACCTGAAAAAGACAGAATCAGATTTCTCAAATACCTTCTTGCAGGTTTCTGCATCTTCGTCATGAACGTTCCACCCCATCCAGTCGGAATGCCCTTTCCCGGCGGAGACAAGGTTCAGCTGATCGACGGAATATACTACTGCCCGGTCAGGGAAAAGTCAGGCGATGTCGATTCCGCTTTATGCCCGTTCTGTCCGGCCCGGCAGACGCCGGAGATCGGGTACCTGAAACCTCCCCGGGACGGAAACACCCGCAGAAAGCAGGAATTCATCAAAGATACATACGAACATCATCACTTCAACGGGTGAGATTCCGGTCAGACCTGATGACAGCGGATATAGCGGATAGCTTCAGTCTCCCGGTATGAAATCCGCCACGATGGCATTTCAATAATTCAAACCCGGATGCCAGTTTAAAGGCCTTTAGCTACCCGATCTGAAAAAAAAGCTTCGGAATAGCAAAGAAACATCATAAAAATTTTTTATGAGTCATAAAACGTGATGAAACATATAAATAAACATTTGTACAAATATTTATAATGCATGGAAGGAATATTCCTTCTATGTTGAGGAGGTGATTATCTGACATTAAAAGAACTTAGATTTTTAATGATCATTTCTATGATCCTGATTGCAGGACTGATTATACCGGTTGCGGCCGGAGATCCGTCGGGAGCTGATACTTACGAAAGCGATCCCTCCACTGCAGTCAACTTTGCATGGGTTTTGATCTGTGGTTTTCTGGTAATGCTGATGCAGGCCGGTTTCGGCCTCCTTGAAGCAGGACTGACTCGTGCAAAGAATGCGGCGAACATCATGATGAAGAACATGGTGGACTTTTGCATCGGTGCACTCGGTTACTGGGCCGTCGGATTCGCCCTGATGATGGGGACTGCAACAGGAATAACCGGACTTATCGTAGGTCTGGACGGGTTCTTCCTTATCGGGGATGCATACGACGTTTCTACCATTGAATTATGGTTCTGGCAGATGGTCTTCTGTGCGACAGCCGCCACAATCGTATCAGGGGCCATGGCCGAGAGGACGAAATTCAGCACGTACTGTATTGCGAGCCTGGTCGTAACCGCATTCATCTATCCGTTATACGGACACTGGATGTGGGGAGGCGGATGGCTTTCGCAGCTCGGCGCTCTTGACTTCGCAGGATCGGGTGTCGTTCACGCAGTCGGCGGTTTCATTGCACTCGCCGGTGCATGGCTCGTAGGCCCGAGGGTCGGCAAGTTCAAGAAGGACGGAACACCGGTAGGTATTCCCGGCCACAGCATAACGCTTGCCATACTCGGTGTATTCATCCTCTGGTTCGGATGGTTCGGATTCAACCCGGGCAGCACACTTGCGGCAACGGATCTCAGGATCTCGGTAATCGCGGCAAACACTGTGCTTGCAGCAGCTGCCGGCGGA from Methanolacinia petrolearia DSM 11571 encodes:
- a CDS encoding ammonium transporter, giving the protein MIISMILIAGLIIPVAAGDPSGADTYESDPSTAVNFAWVLICGFLVMLMQAGFGLLEAGLTRAKNAANIMMKNMVDFCIGALGYWAVGFALMMGTATGITGLIVGLDGFFLIGDAYDVSTIELWFWQMVFCATAATIVSGAMAERTKFSTYCIASLVVTAFIYPLYGHWMWGGGWLSQLGALDFAGSGVVHAVGGFIALAGAWLVGPRVGKFKKDGTPVGIPGHSITLAILGVFILWFGWFGFNPGSTLAATDLRISVIAANTVLAAAAGGLMAMLLTWKKYGKADVPMTGNGIVAGLVAITAPCAWVSPPAAVLIGLVAGALVILSVWFIEWKLKIDDPVGAISVHGTNGIWGILALGLLADGTYGGVTGLLYGDAGFMVAQIISAVTVFVWAFGMGAIMFYILKKTIGIRVTDREQIEGLDIGEHGMTAYPDFLQAEPLIKEG
- a CDS encoding DUF2115 domain-containing protein, which produces MNGQKIIDQCLIFESQDTRGDLGKAIAEAVSGYSPGDLKKIQWNFSGRIRNINPLYRSKLERTVNGHLSETWEKIRIMNQQGSFSPMKEPLPEDAKQFWNIAAAECSSGEPEKDRIRFLKYLLAGFCIFVMNVPPHPVGMPFPGGDKVQLIDGIYYCPVREKSGDVDSALCPFCPARQTPEIGYLKPPRDGNTRRKQEFIKDTYEHHHFNG